A segment of the Bacteriovorax sp. PP10 genome:
AACAAGTTTATATATGCAGCTCGATGATATCGGTGTGTCTTATATTGAAGTTCTAGTGAATGTAAATCTGACTCCTTCTATTGGGCCTTTATTAACAGGCCAGTTCGTTCCTTCGGCCATTTACCCGGCAATGAGAGAAGTGGATGGAAAATTTGAAGACTATATTGTTTTAAGTAGAACGATGGAACCTCTAAACTTCAGAGGCATGTCAGTTATTTCTCAGTTTAAGCCATTCATCGACTTATATGTTGATACATGGAAACAAGTTAACCTGGATACGATTGAGGTTATTTATGGAAGTAAATAAACTAAAAGTCCCCGATGCTTTGAAATTAAAAAATGTTCAGGCCCTTTGTGATCAAACAGATCCTTATGCAGACTTTTTAGAAAGTGATACCGCTTTTTTAAATGCAATGAAAGAAATCAGTTCATGGCATATGGAAAAAAGCCCTTTCTATCGTGGCCTGGCAAAATCTCAAAATTTTAAATCCGAAGACGTAAAGTCATTGGAAGATTGTTTGAAAATACCTCATCTGTGGGCACACTTTTTTAAAGGAAATGAAATCCTATCAGTTCCTCCGTCAGAAGTGTTTTTGCACCTGACGTCTTCAGGGACAACTGGACAAAAATCTCAAATCTTCTTTGACGAATGGACGATTCGTTCGGCCCAAAGAATGGTGGACTGGATTTTTGAAAAATATAACTGGGTCACACCAGATCAAAAATGTAATTACATTCTTTTTAGTTATCAAACTGAAGAGAGTTCAAAATTAGGAACGGCCTATACAGATAACTTCTTATGTAAGTACGCTCCAGTGAATGAAGTTTTCACTGCTCTAAAGTTAACTGGGAGTGGTGGGCATGAGTTTGATTGTTTTGGAACAATCGATGCTTTTAAGAGATTCGCTGACCAGGGTTTACCTGTAAGGCTCTTTGGTTTCCCGGCATTCTTTTATTTCGCATTAGAGCGCATGAAGAAGTTAGGACTTCCTCCTTTAAAATTCCACAAAGACTCAATGGTCTTTTTAGGGGGAGGTTGGAAAGGAAACGCTGATAAACAAATTGAAAAAAATGATCTGTATCGTCTGGCAGAAGAAATGCTGGGCATTCCAAACGAACGACTGCGTGATGGATTTGGTTCAGTTGAGCATTGTATTCCCTATGTAGAATGCGCTCATCATGAATTTCATGTTCCCGTATGGTCGAGAGTCTTCATCCGGGATGTTGAAACTCTAAAACCACTTGGATTAAATGAAAAAGGATTTTTGCATTTCATTTCTCCATACATTACAAGTATGCCGGCCCATTCAGTGATCATGGGGGATATGGCCTCTCTTCATAAAGACTGCCCGTGTGGAATGAAAACTCCGTATTTTAGAATTCATGGAAGAGCGGGAGTTTCAAAAAATAAGAGTTGTGCGCTTGCGGCTTCAGAACTTTTAAAAGGGAAGGCATCATAATGAGTGCAAACCTTTGGAATGGAAAAATTGTCAGTGATAGCGAATTTAAAAATTCAATAGAAGAGAATTTAAATAACCCGATGTTTTGGGCCAAAGCACCGCTAAGTCATTACGTGCTCTTTGATGTGATTCAAAAAATCCAGACTGAACTTCTAAAAAAAGAAAAGTTTTATATAAAACTCGTTCTCGATTTAAAACAAAGAGAAGACATCAGTAGTGATGAAGTCGAAGCTTCAATGAATGGACTGATTGATTTTTTAAGTGTTGACCAGTTGAGAGTGAAACTTAAAAGAGAACTTGGAAGCGAGCAGCCTTTTGAATTAAAAAGACAGACGGCAAGAGCTAATCACTTTGAGGCCTGGTATCCATTGGGAACATTGGTTCATGTCACACCCAATAACTCACCACTCTTAGGAGTGTTAGGAGTGATGGAAGGACTTTTAAGTGGAAACGTAAATATCTTAAAGCTCGCAAGAAAAGACAGCGCCTTTGCTGCAATTTTCTACGAAGAGTTATGCAAACTAGATACAACTGGAACAATTAAAAATTACGTTTATATCGCAAAAATTAGTTCAAAAGAAAAAGACTACTTAAAAAGTGTTTTAGGTTTAGCTGATGTGATCTCTGCCTGGGGTGGAGAAGAAAGTGTCCAAAGCATTCGCGAAATCGCGCCTCGTGGAGCGCGCATTGTTGAATGGGGTCATAAAATTTCTTTTTCTTATATTACGAGTGCAAAAAAATCTGATGCTGAAGTCTTTAAGAGTCTTGCTTATGAAATCTGTCTTAATGAACAGATGGCATGCTCAAGTCCTCAATGCGTATTTATCGAAGATGCAAGTTTCGAAGAGTTAAAAGAGATTGCGGTCACTTTATCAAATGCTCTCAATACTGTTTCACCAACGATTAAGCGGGTTGTTCCTGGAGTTCAGGAAATGGCCGAGTTAATGGTGACTAAAGAGCAGGTGAGACTGAAATCCATTTTAGGCGGGAGTGAATTAGTTGAATCGAAAAATCACGACTGGCGCATTTATGTAGAAAATACTCCTGCACTTAATTCTTCCCCTTTATTCAGAACGATCTGGCTTAAACCAATGCCAAGATCAAAAATGATTGATCACTTAAGACCTTTGAAAACATATTTGCAGACAGCAGGGATCGCTGCGACTTCTTTAGAAGTTGAAGCACTCTCTCGCGATTTATTTATGAGTGGTGTTCAAAGGATTCGTGCCATCGGGGAAATGACTGATAGTTATATTGGTGAGCCTCACGATGGTGTATATGCACTCGAGCGCTATTGCCAGCGAATTAATTTTCAGGACTCCCAAAAAGTCATGATGATGAAAAATAAAAGTTCATTTGAAGATGAAAAAGCTCCTTCTCCTGTGAGAGCAACTCCGATTATGGAAAAGGCCGACTTTCAACTCCAAACCGTTAAAGATGAACACTCTGATTTATTCTTTTACAGTGGAGGAAGTTCAGGTGAGCCAAAACTTTCAATTTTTACTTATGCTGATTACCACAGACAAATGGAGCTTGCAGCAGAAGGTTTATATGCTGCTGGATTAAATCCAGCGACCGACAGGTGTATGAATCTCTTTTATGCCGGATCTTTATACGGCGGGTTTGTAAGTTTCTTCACTATTTTAGAAAAGCTTGAGGCCGTTCATTTCCCAATGGGAGCAAGTACTGAGTTTGGGATGGTGGGAAAAACGATTATTAAAAATCGCGTGGACACTCTTTTAGGAATGCCTTCTTATCTCATTCAGCTCTTCAAAGAAAATCACGAAGACTTTAAAAAATACCGTGGAATTAAAAAGATCTTTTTCGGCGGTGAGCATTTCAGTGAAGCACAAAAGACTTATTTAAAGCGCGAGTACGGAGTCGACATTATCCGCTCAGCGGCCTACGGCTCTGTCGATGCTGGCCCACTTGGTTACCAGTGTGAATTCGCCGTTGGTGGAATGCACCACTTACACGAAAAACTTCACGACTTAGAATTTGTCGATCTGGAAATTGATGAACCTGTCAAAGCAGGGGACGTCGGAAGAATGCTTTTTACATCCAAGGTTCGCCACGGACAAAAGATCGAGCGCTATGCTATCGGAGACGTCGGTAAAAAGCTCGAAGGGCCTTGTGCCTGTGGAAGACAGGGGGTTCGTTTTGAACTCTTAGGTCGTCACGGTGACGTCTTTAGAATTGGAACCACATTTCTAAGCTACCAGCGTTTTCAAAAAATCTTAATCGATCAATACGAATACGAAGGATCAATCCAGCTACATCTTTATGCAGGGGACGGAATCAAAAAAGACAAAGTCGTCTTAAAGATTGAAAACCTTTTCAGCGATCAATATAAAGATGCCCAGATTCCTGAGCGACTTAAAAAAATGTTCCTGGCACAGTATGCGGATTTGAACTTAGTTGTGAACACCGATTTGGTATTGGATTTTGATGTGGAAGTTGTTGAGAAAACTCAACTAACTTTTAGCGCGAGTACCGGCAAGTTAAGAAGTGTTATCGATCATAGGAATTAACAATGCAAAAATGGCCTTTGAAAGAAATTATCGAACACGCGAAAGCACATTCACCGTACTATCGTGAATTGTATAAAGATATTGATACGAGTGATCTTGCGAAACTGCCTATCATTGATCAAGTGAAGTTTTGGAAGGCCGAGGTTCTCACCAGTGCTGATCCGGATGGAATTGTTTTTAAAAGTGGAGGAAGCACAGGCGCTCCCAAGTATTCTTATTTCACCAATCAGGAATGGGAAAGTTTTTGCACCTCTTTTGGATTGGGAATGGCCGAAGGGATTTTAGAAAGTGGTGATCGTATCGCCAATCTTTTTTATGCCGGTGATCTTTATGCTTCTTTTTTATTTATCAAAGATTCACTGCAGGCCATTCCAGCAGAAAAGAAAAAGTTATCGATGTTTCCCATCGCCGGGCAAACAGACCACCTGCAAATTTTGAAAACGCTTGATGAATTTAAAATTAATACGATTGTAGGAGTGCCTTCTGCGATTTTAATTTTATTGGAAAAGTATTCATTCAATAAAGCGAAATACCCCAATATGAAAATTGAAAAACTTCTTTTTGGTGGGGAAGCTTTATATGACGATCAAAGAGAGGCCTTATTAAACTTATTTCCAGATGTTCAAATCTCATCTATTGGCTGTGCCAGTGTTGATGGTGGGCTCATCGGTTATTCAAGTGCAGA
Coding sequences within it:
- a CDS encoding LuxE/PaaK family acyltransferase — its product is MEVNKLKVPDALKLKNVQALCDQTDPYADFLESDTAFLNAMKEISSWHMEKSPFYRGLAKSQNFKSEDVKSLEDCLKIPHLWAHFFKGNEILSVPPSEVFLHLTSSGTTGQKSQIFFDEWTIRSAQRMVDWIFEKYNWVTPDQKCNYILFSYQTEESSKLGTAYTDNFLCKYAPVNEVFTALKLTGSGGHEFDCFGTIDAFKRFADQGLPVRLFGFPAFFYFALERMKKLGLPPLKFHKDSMVFLGGGWKGNADKQIEKNDLYRLAEEMLGIPNERLRDGFGSVEHCIPYVECAHHEFHVPVWSRVFIRDVETLKPLGLNEKGFLHFISPYITSMPAHSVIMGDMASLHKDCPCGMKTPYFRIHGRAGVSKNKSCALAASELLKGKAS
- a CDS encoding acyl-CoA reductase, producing the protein MSANLWNGKIVSDSEFKNSIEENLNNPMFWAKAPLSHYVLFDVIQKIQTELLKKEKFYIKLVLDLKQREDISSDEVEASMNGLIDFLSVDQLRVKLKRELGSEQPFELKRQTARANHFEAWYPLGTLVHVTPNNSPLLGVLGVMEGLLSGNVNILKLARKDSAFAAIFYEELCKLDTTGTIKNYVYIAKISSKEKDYLKSVLGLADVISAWGGEESVQSIREIAPRGARIVEWGHKISFSYITSAKKSDAEVFKSLAYEICLNEQMACSSPQCVFIEDASFEELKEIAVTLSNALNTVSPTIKRVVPGVQEMAELMVTKEQVRLKSILGGSELVESKNHDWRIYVENTPALNSSPLFRTIWLKPMPRSKMIDHLRPLKTYLQTAGIAATSLEVEALSRDLFMSGVQRIRAIGEMTDSYIGEPHDGVYALERYCQRINFQDSQKVMMMKNKSSFEDEKAPSPVRATPIMEKADFQLQTVKDEHSDLFFYSGGSSGEPKLSIFTYADYHRQMELAAEGLYAAGLNPATDRCMNLFYAGSLYGGFVSFFTILEKLEAVHFPMGASTEFGMVGKTIIKNRVDTLLGMPSYLIQLFKENHEDFKKYRGIKKIFFGGEHFSEAQKTYLKREYGVDIIRSAAYGSVDAGPLGYQCEFAVGGMHHLHEKLHDLEFVDLEIDEPVKAGDVGRMLFTSKVRHGQKIERYAIGDVGKKLEGPCACGRQGVRFELLGRHGDVFRIGTTFLSYQRFQKILIDQYEYEGSIQLHLYAGDGIKKDKVVLKIENLFSDQYKDAQIPERLKKMFLAQYADLNLVVNTDLVLDFDVEVVEKTQLTFSASTGKLRSVIDHRN
- a CDS encoding phenylacetate--CoA ligase family protein, whose product is MQKWPLKEIIEHAKAHSPYYRELYKDIDTSDLAKLPIIDQVKFWKAEVLTSADPDGIVFKSGGSTGAPKYSYFTNQEWESFCTSFGLGMAEGILESGDRIANLFYAGDLYASFLFIKDSLQAIPAEKKKLSMFPIAGQTDHLQILKTLDEFKINTIVGVPSAILILLEKYSFNKAKYPNMKIEKLLFGGEALYDDQREALLNLFPDVQISSIGCASVDGGLIGYSSADCENGEHRVFDGSHIIEIVDPDTYEVITEKDKVGKILLTNLSRKLMPIIRYPAGDLAAWIEDEGVPNRKFKLQGRSEEAARLGTLSVYFEDTRDMVMKTLGDCKGIQFQMILYHFNHKDELTIKISGPDLEQKNNVKQCILDTFIAEKAGYSDLLAKGLIHPLRIDIVRANELESNVRTGKLKRIIDRRIK